A window of Nicotiana tabacum cultivar K326 chromosome 24, ASM71507v2, whole genome shotgun sequence contains these coding sequences:
- the LOC107816007 gene encoding protein GAST1: MERKPSLVILLHLILLLMVLLLVSTHASITEPPAPQAQPPNTFPMYGITPGSLHPQECGARCIYRCSKTAFKKPCMFFCEKCCAKCLCVPPGTYGNKQFCPCYNNWKTKRGGPKCP, encoded by the exons ATGGAAAGGAAGCCTAGTCTTGTAATACTACTCCATCTTATTCTATTATTAATGGTTCTTCTTCTTGTTTCAACCCAT GCAAGCATAACAGAGCCTCCAGCACCTCAGGCTCAACCTCCCAATACTTTTCCTATG TATGGTATCACTCCTGGTAGCCTCCATCCTCAAG AGTGTGGAGCGAGGTGCATATACAGATGTTCAAAGACAGCATTCAAGAAACCATGCATGTTTTTCTGTGAAAAATGCTGTGCGAAATGCCTTTGTGTTCCTCCAGGAACATATGGAAACAAGCAATTTTGCCCTTGTTACAATAACTGGAAGACTAAGAGAGGAGGCCCTAAATGCCCTTAA